Proteins encoded together in one Pseudoroseomonas cervicalis window:
- a CDS encoding phage tail protein: protein MPAAAVAVVAAVAGYAGAGALVSAGVIAAQSIGFAIAAAVIGTAVSYGLTSILGLNSAAKRTVTSTDRKQLIRSSVEPRQVVYGRARVSGPMVYASSSGADQRYLHLVIPLAGHAVERIGTVWVGDVAINDGDLDGDGNVVAGGHQFAGKCRVRKYNGEQLAADPFLVAESTDGWSTSHILRGTAYIYLRFEYSQDAFPNGVSDISAEVLGRKVYDPRTGVTAYSNNWGLCVLDYLRSDFGLACAPDELDESSFAVAASISDEQVQLDADATQWQARYTCDGSFKLDEQPIDILDKMLSAGGAPGLIYQQGRYVLHAGAYVPPSDTLTASDLAGDMEIITKPSRKDIFNSVKGTFIDPGSNWQPTEFPAYYSNELIAEDGEQIWREVEFPFTIDPARCQRLAKQLLRTERDSLTINVPVRYAGIRYSVMQRLAVHMPDMGWNGKAFVVRAWSMDPVTGVVTLSMREDSPGSYAWLYDEAADQPFSPDTDLVSPLDIPAPSALSLTPTTALNGDGAAVPALQAEWAPALHAFVTAYEVQWRVAPAGPWSAAQVPTPTSRYVIQPVIVGQALDVRVRSIAGLVRSAWTGIVTGLGERDMTPPGAPVAPSVVSAIQQLVIRWTNPTDSDLAKIEIFESTTASFADAYKQGESVSDFFVRSVAAGASRWYWLRAVDRSGNASALVFAGAGTSRATETGDLALGAVTGLLLGDWEGVGTRTIPFGDSTYPLTAVAIVRVTAIGDPTSDGGENPTITVPKVQVTIELDGLVVEEATIPASGSVVVPWGNSAVAPGSHSLTITVAEQDGAFVERVFVTLQTAKR from the coding sequence ATGCCGGCTGCTGCGGTTGCCGTCGTTGCGGCAGTTGCGGGCTATGCGGGCGCGGGCGCCCTTGTCTCTGCTGGTGTCATTGCCGCACAGAGCATCGGATTTGCCATTGCCGCCGCCGTCATCGGCACCGCCGTCTCTTATGGCCTCACCTCCATCCTGGGCCTGAACAGCGCCGCCAAGCGCACCGTCACCTCCACGGACCGCAAGCAGCTGATCCGGTCGAGCGTGGAGCCGCGCCAAGTGGTGTATGGCCGGGCGCGCGTGTCGGGGCCGATGGTCTACGCCTCCAGCTCCGGCGCCGATCAGCGCTACCTGCACCTGGTGATCCCCTTGGCCGGTCATGCCGTCGAGCGCATCGGCACGGTCTGGGTCGGCGATGTAGCCATCAATGACGGCGACCTCGACGGTGACGGCAATGTCGTGGCTGGCGGGCACCAGTTCGCCGGCAAATGCCGGGTGCGAAAGTACAACGGGGAACAGCTCGCGGCCGACCCGTTCCTGGTGGCGGAAAGCACGGATGGCTGGTCCACCAGCCACATCCTGCGCGGCACGGCCTACATCTACCTGCGCTTCGAATACAGCCAGGATGCGTTCCCAAATGGGGTCAGCGACATCTCGGCCGAGGTGCTGGGGCGAAAGGTCTATGATCCGCGGACGGGCGTGACCGCCTACAGCAACAACTGGGGTCTCTGCGTGCTCGACTATCTGCGCAGTGATTTCGGCCTCGCCTGTGCGCCGGATGAGCTCGACGAATCGTCCTTTGCCGTAGCCGCCAGCATCTCGGATGAGCAGGTCCAGCTCGACGCGGACGCGACGCAGTGGCAGGCGCGCTATACCTGCGATGGGTCGTTCAAGCTGGATGAGCAGCCGATCGACATCCTCGACAAGATGCTGTCGGCCGGCGGCGCGCCGGGCCTAATCTACCAGCAGGGCCGCTATGTCCTGCATGCCGGCGCCTATGTTCCCCCGTCGGACACTCTGACGGCGAGCGACCTGGCTGGTGACATGGAGATCATCACCAAGCCGTCTCGGAAGGACATCTTCAACAGCGTGAAGGGGACCTTCATCGACCCCGGCTCGAACTGGCAGCCGACCGAATTCCCCGCCTACTATTCCAATGAGCTGATCGCCGAGGATGGAGAGCAGATCTGGCGCGAGGTGGAATTCCCTTTCACCATCGACCCGGCCCGCTGCCAGCGCCTGGCGAAGCAGCTCCTCCGCACCGAGCGCGACAGCCTGACGATCAACGTTCCGGTCCGCTATGCCGGCATTCGCTACAGCGTGATGCAGCGCCTGGCGGTGCACATGCCGGACATGGGCTGGAACGGCAAAGCCTTCGTGGTGCGGGCCTGGTCGATGGACCCGGTCACCGGGGTGGTGACCCTGTCGATGCGAGAGGACAGCCCGGGTTCCTACGCCTGGCTCTATGACGAAGCGGCAGATCAGCCGTTCTCGCCGGACACGGATCTGGTGAGCCCGCTCGACATCCCCGCGCCCAGCGCGCTGTCGCTCACCCCGACTACGGCCCTCAATGGCGACGGCGCCGCGGTGCCGGCGCTGCAGGCCGAATGGGCGCCGGCCCTGCATGCCTTCGTGACCGCCTACGAGGTCCAATGGCGGGTTGCGCCGGCGGGGCCTTGGAGCGCCGCCCAAGTCCCCACACCGACCAGCCGCTACGTCATCCAGCCGGTCATCGTGGGCCAAGCCCTGGACGTCAGGGTGCGCTCGATCGCGGGCCTTGTGCGCAGTGCCTGGACGGGGATTGTCACTGGCCTGGGCGAGCGCGACATGACGCCCCCGGGCGCACCGGTGGCCCCGTCGGTGGTCAGCGCCATCCAGCAGCTCGTCATCCGCTGGACCAATCCGACAGACAGCGACCTGGCGAAGATCGAGATCTTCGAATCGACCACCGCCAGCTTCGCGGATGCCTACAAGCAGGGCGAGAGCGTCAGCGACTTCTTCGTTCGCAGCGTCGCCGCGGGCGCGTCGCGCTGGTACTGGCTGCGGGCGGTCGATCGAAGCGGAAATGCTTCTGCGCTGGTGTTCGCGGGGGCTGGCACCTCTCGGGCGACCGAGACAGGGGACCTCGCCCTTGGAGCCGTCACCGGGCTGCTGCTTGGCGATTGGGAGGGAGTCGGGACGCGCACCATCCCCTTCGGGGATTCGACCTATCCGCTCACGGCGGTGGCCATCGTGCGGGTCACCGCCATTGGCGATCCCACCAGCGATGGCGGGGAGAACCCCACGATCACGGTGCCCAAGGTCCAGGTCACGATCGAGCTGGATGGCTTGGTCGTCGAAGAGGCGACCATCCCAGCCAGTGGCTCCGTGGTGGTCCCTTGGGGTAACTCGGCCGTCGCGCCAGGCTCGCATTCGCTCACGATCACGGTCGCGGAACAGGATGGCGCTTTCGTCGAGCGCGTCTTCGTGACCCTCCAGACCGCCAAGCGCTGA